In Flavivirga abyssicola, the following are encoded in one genomic region:
- a CDS encoding uroporphyrinogen decarboxylase, which produces MEFFGISGIEWVGYAAMATVLISFLMKSVNKLRIVNSFGCLLFVFYGILLNPISIPIIITNTAIFCINLYYLLGKKKL; this is translated from the coding sequence ATGGAATTCTTTGGAATTTCAGGCATTGAATGGGTTGGATATGCTGCTATGGCAACTGTCTTAATTTCATTCTTAATGAAATCGGTTAATAAACTACGAATAGTAAACTCCTTTGGATGTTTGCTATTTGTGTTTTATGGCATTTTGTTAAACCCGATTTCAATACCAATTATAATAACCAACACAGCTATATTTTGTATTAATTTGTATTATTTGCTAGGAAAAAAGAAGTTGTAA
- a CDS encoding O-antigen translocase has protein sequence MKKFIDYINSKVLVKVTSLQTASVLTRIIAGILTSKAIAVFIGPVGLALIGNLQNFVSSFQTVATLGFYKGAVKYISKFKDDVVELGKVVSTIYYAAFLSTILVSFLCYFNAKLINDLIFPVYNNYTYVIQIFAIALPFYALNMFSFSIMNGFSKYKILIIINIIGQILSVSIALLLIYQNKLDGALVSVVIAEALIFLITLVGIINRRSLVSLIRVNSVDFSLLKKMSSYSLMALFTAVFLPFVAIAIRSYIIENIGYKDAGFWEAMTRISKYYLMLVSSLIALYILPRFSEIDDAKEFKKEVFSFYKTVIPILAFGLFIIYLMKPIIVSVIFSSEFEPVEDLFLWQLLGDFVKILSIVIAYQFLAKKMFWHYILTEAFLIVTLYITSVYFIDLFDGVKGAVVAHFVSYVMYYGIILLIFGSSLFGVESGKDDV, from the coding sequence TTGAAAAAATTTATTGATTATATAAATAGCAAAGTTTTAGTTAAAGTTACTTCGTTACAAACAGCTTCAGTATTAACACGAATAATAGCAGGAATTTTAACCTCTAAAGCTATAGCCGTTTTTATCGGCCCTGTAGGACTAGCGTTAATTGGAAATTTACAGAATTTTGTAAGTTCTTTTCAAACAGTTGCTACACTTGGCTTTTATAAAGGAGCCGTAAAATATATTTCAAAGTTTAAAGACGATGTTGTAGAGCTTGGAAAGGTTGTGTCAACAATATATTATGCTGCTTTTCTCTCAACCATTTTAGTATCATTTTTATGCTATTTTAATGCAAAGTTAATAAATGATCTCATTTTTCCAGTTTATAACAACTACACTTATGTTATTCAAATATTTGCTATAGCACTTCCTTTTTATGCTTTAAACATGTTTTCATTTTCTATAATGAACGGTTTTTCTAAGTATAAAATACTCATTATAATTAATATAATAGGGCAGATATTAAGCGTCTCTATTGCTTTACTTTTAATTTACCAGAACAAACTTGATGGTGCTTTAGTGTCTGTGGTAATCGCAGAGGCTTTAATATTTCTAATCACTTTAGTCGGTATTATAAACAGGCGTAGTTTGGTATCACTTATACGTGTTAATAGTGTTGATTTTAGCCTTTTAAAAAAAATGAGTTCTTACTCATTAATGGCTCTTTTTACAGCAGTTTTCTTACCGTTTGTTGCTATTGCCATTAGGTCTTATATTATAGAAAATATAGGTTACAAAGATGCAGGGTTTTGGGAAGCGATGACAAGAATATCTAAGTACTATTTAATGCTAGTTAGCTCATTAATAGCATTATATATATTGCCTAGGTTTTCAGAGATTGATGACGCTAAAGAGTTTAAAAAAGAAGTGTTTAGTTTTTATAAAACTGTCATTCCTATTTTAGCATTCGGTTTGTTTATTATATATTTAATGAAGCCGATTATTGTATCTGTAATTTTTTCTAGTGAATTTGAACCCGTTGAAGATTTATTTTTATGGCAATTACTAGGAGATTTTGTTAAGATTTTGTCCATTGTTATTGCGTACCAGTTTTTAGCAAAAAAAATGTTTTGGCATTATATTTTAACTGAAGCTTTTTTAATAGTAACCCTCTATATCACCAGTGTGTATTTTATTGACTTATTTGATGGTGTTAAGGGGGCTGTGGTTGCACATTTTGTAAGTTATGTGATGTATTATGGTATTATTTTGTTGATATTTGGGAGTTCGCTTTTTGGGGTGGAGTCTGGTAAGGATGATGTTTAA
- a CDS encoding class I SAM-dependent methyltransferase, with protein sequence MAKRFDPRYFLRIPFIYTTYQKLVGGYRARKLFVENMVRIKPNQKILDIGCGPGDILDFLPEVHYFGIDLDNNYIEKAKKKYQNRGTFICSGVTDFTLPELESFDIVIASGVLHHLNDEECIKLFEIAFAAIKPNGRVITYDGCYVENQNVISKAFLKLDRGKFVRTKIEYERLAKSCFPNVKSVIEEEYFRIPYTSIGMECRK encoded by the coding sequence ATGGCTAAACGATTTGATCCTCGTTATTTCTTACGTATTCCTTTTATATATACTACCTATCAAAAATTAGTCGGAGGGTATAGAGCTCGGAAACTTTTTGTCGAAAACATGGTGCGTATTAAACCAAATCAAAAAATACTAGATATTGGTTGTGGTCCTGGAGATATTCTTGATTTTTTACCTGAGGTTCACTATTTTGGCATTGATTTAGATAATAATTATATTGAAAAAGCAAAAAAAAAGTATCAAAATCGTGGTACATTTATTTGCTCAGGAGTCACAGATTTTACCCTTCCCGAATTGGAATCTTTCGATATCGTTATTGCTTCCGGTGTATTGCATCATTTAAATGATGAAGAGTGTATCAAACTATTTGAAATAGCCTTTGCTGCTATTAAACCTAATGGACGCGTAATAACTTATGATGGTTGTTATGTAGAAAATCAAAATGTAATATCCAAAGCATTTCTTAAACTGGATAGAGGTAAATTTGTTAGAACAAAAATTGAGTACGAAAGATTAGCAAAAAGTTGTTTTCCAAATGTTAAGTCGGTTATTGAAGAAGAATATTTTCGCATTCCTTATACTTCCATTGGTATGGAATGCAGAAAATAG